One window from the genome of Myxococcus virescens encodes:
- a CDS encoding cytochrome c-type biogenesis protein: MTAALLSLSLAFTLVTGQFAPQQAGSDPLAPELEARAQTLGKQLRCAVCQGLSVADSPSSMARAQLDMIRELVSEGKSDAEIVEYFVARYGEWVLLSPRAEGFNWFVWLGPVGLVAVGAFVIWRQLQRGAGTPEQAPPAATTSEETAAPAAPAGTPPVDEEDPYLQAVRRELER, from the coding sequence ATGACCGCTGCCCTCCTGTCCCTGTCCCTCGCCTTCACGCTCGTCACCGGCCAGTTCGCGCCCCAGCAGGCGGGAAGTGACCCGCTCGCGCCGGAGCTGGAGGCGCGTGCCCAGACGCTGGGCAAGCAGCTCCGGTGCGCCGTGTGCCAGGGACTGTCCGTGGCGGACAGCCCGTCCTCCATGGCGCGTGCCCAGCTCGACATGATTCGCGAGCTCGTCTCCGAGGGGAAGAGCGACGCCGAAATCGTCGAGTACTTCGTCGCCCGCTACGGTGAGTGGGTGCTGCTGTCCCCCCGCGCGGAAGGCTTCAACTGGTTCGTGTGGCTGGGCCCGGTGGGGCTCGTCGCCGTGGGCGCCTTCGTCATCTGGCGGCAGCTCCAGCGCGGCGCGGGCACCCCGGAGCAGGCCCCGCCCGCGGCCACGACTTCGGAAGAAACGGCGGCCCCGGCCGCGCCCGCTGGAACGCCTCCAGTGGATGAAGAAGACCCGTACCTCCAGGCCGTGCGCCGGGAGCTCGAGCGCTAG
- a CDS encoding tetratricopeptide repeat protein: MQPQTTNWLPGIIVLAVTFVLAAGWILFQRRKGSLASAEPRDGVLDDLTQRAQSLIDQLRALEAEKHNQSAEQYAAEKSRLEREAAGALRAKDEHLKRKASSEGVRPRPQAPVPTGWASRNPQLVGALWGAGIVVFFGGLGYLLVSEQQTRTDGMEATGRMPPGGAAAQQQGAGMDEQMQEGPEMQEARARLNANAGDVDAAALLSHELIRRQQFDEAVKVTAKGLAADPFNVELKVHRGVLRATQGDMAGAEAELTELVDTWPDAQEALIFLGSLALRRGDKAAALAHFERFSVEVPRNMQPPQLGPAIAQLRAEVAGGMP; the protein is encoded by the coding sequence ATGCAGCCGCAGACGACGAATTGGTTGCCCGGAATCATCGTGCTCGCCGTCACCTTCGTGTTGGCGGCGGGCTGGATCCTCTTTCAGCGCCGCAAGGGCTCCCTGGCGTCGGCCGAGCCCCGCGACGGCGTGCTCGATGACCTGACCCAGCGCGCGCAGTCCCTCATCGACCAGCTCCGCGCGCTGGAAGCGGAGAAGCACAACCAGAGCGCCGAGCAGTATGCCGCCGAGAAGTCCCGCCTGGAGCGCGAAGCCGCCGGGGCGCTGCGCGCGAAGGACGAGCACCTCAAGCGCAAGGCCTCCAGCGAGGGCGTCCGCCCCCGCCCCCAGGCTCCGGTCCCCACCGGGTGGGCGTCTCGCAATCCGCAGTTGGTGGGCGCGCTGTGGGGCGCGGGCATCGTGGTGTTCTTTGGTGGGCTGGGCTACCTGCTCGTCTCCGAGCAGCAGACGCGCACCGACGGCATGGAGGCCACCGGCCGCATGCCCCCGGGCGGCGCCGCCGCGCAGCAGCAGGGCGCGGGCATGGACGAGCAGATGCAGGAAGGCCCGGAGATGCAGGAGGCTCGCGCGCGGCTGAACGCCAACGCCGGGGATGTGGACGCGGCGGCGCTGCTGAGCCACGAGCTCATCCGCCGTCAGCAGTTCGACGAGGCCGTGAAGGTCACCGCGAAGGGCCTGGCGGCGGACCCCTTCAACGTCGAGCTGAAGGTCCACCGCGGCGTGCTTCGCGCCACCCAGGGCGACATGGCCGGCGCCGAGGCGGAGCTGACGGAACTGGTGGACACCTGGCCGGACGCACAGGAGGCGCTCATCTTCCTGGGCAGCCTCGCCCTGCGCCGCGGCGACAAGGCCGCCGCGCTGGCCCACTTCGAGCGCTTCTCCGTGGAGGTGCCGCGCAACATGCAGCCGCCGCAGCTCGGCCCTGCGATTGCCCAGCTTCGCGCGGAGGTCGCTGGCGGCATGCCCTGA
- a CDS encoding GNAT family N-acetyltransferase encodes MIREDELSQGAWAAHPLEVGAVGSLSTLAGMREEWAALMDASDAGPFNAWEWVYPWCRRIATGRRPLVLTARDAAGTLVGLMPLGVEYLGVTGIPVRRLSFLGETHVGSDYLDVVARRGREREVAGAFARMLHALRDEWDVLDLSDLREDSPTVDVLRETFARPDVRVAPRYVCPYDTLTPGEPFDAFLKRTGRRDNFLRRRKWLAKQEGYRIERTDAPGELAAPLTDFFRLHSARWAADGGSQGIKGSGVEAFHRDATQFLAERGRLRLYTMKVGGQAVASVYGILHRDTFVYFQSGYDPAWRNRSVGLVLVGETFRDAMEAGLTEYDFLRGTETYKSDWVSKQRRTLSVRVHAGTWEGRWFSQSESLARLLRNGAKAAMPDTLVEKVRRFRRRRAAVH; translated from the coding sequence TTGATTCGGGAGGATGAGCTGTCGCAGGGAGCGTGGGCCGCGCACCCGTTGGAGGTAGGCGCCGTGGGCAGCCTCTCCACGCTGGCGGGGATGCGGGAGGAATGGGCCGCGCTGATGGATGCGAGCGACGCGGGGCCCTTCAACGCCTGGGAGTGGGTGTACCCGTGGTGCCGGCGCATCGCCACGGGCCGGCGCCCGCTGGTGCTGACCGCGCGCGACGCGGCGGGCACGCTGGTGGGCCTGATGCCGCTGGGCGTCGAGTACCTGGGCGTCACTGGCATCCCGGTGCGGCGGCTGAGCTTCCTGGGGGAGACACACGTCGGCAGCGACTACCTGGACGTCGTGGCGCGGCGGGGCCGTGAGCGCGAGGTGGCCGGCGCCTTCGCGCGGATGCTGCACGCGCTGCGCGACGAATGGGACGTGTTGGATTTGTCGGACCTGCGCGAGGACTCGCCCACCGTGGACGTGCTCCGGGAGACCTTCGCCAGGCCGGACGTCCGCGTGGCGCCGCGCTACGTGTGCCCGTATGACACGCTGACGCCGGGCGAGCCCTTCGACGCGTTCCTCAAGCGCACCGGACGCCGCGACAACTTCCTGCGGCGGCGCAAGTGGCTGGCGAAGCAGGAGGGCTACCGCATCGAGCGCACGGACGCCCCGGGCGAGCTGGCGGCGCCGCTGACGGACTTCTTCCGCCTGCACTCGGCGCGGTGGGCCGCGGATGGGGGCTCGCAGGGCATCAAGGGCTCGGGCGTGGAGGCGTTCCACCGAGATGCCACGCAGTTCCTGGCGGAGCGGGGCCGGCTGCGCCTCTACACGATGAAGGTGGGCGGCCAGGCCGTGGCGTCGGTGTACGGCATCCTCCACCGCGACACCTTCGTGTACTTCCAGTCCGGTTATGACCCGGCGTGGCGCAATCGCAGCGTGGGCCTGGTGCTGGTGGGCGAGACGTTCCGCGACGCGATGGAGGCCGGCCTGACGGAGTACGACTTCCTCCGGGGCACCGAGACGTACAAGTCCGATTGGGTATCCAAGCAGCGGCGCACGCTGTCCGTGCGGGTCCATGCCGGGACGTGGGAGGGACGCTGGTTCTCCCAGTCCGAATCCCTGGCGCGCCTGCTGCGCAACGGCGCCAAGGCGGCGATGCCGGACACGCTGGTGGAGAAGGTACGGCGCTTCCGCCGTCGGCGGGCCGCGGTGCACTGA
- a CDS encoding DegT/DnrJ/EryC1/StrS family aminotransferase produces MKHSGRLFVPSLPTLWPHMLLSRPKPGALPPFSSPNVRYFYFARNAIWLTVKMLGLDSGEVLMPAYHHGVEVEALVDAGATPRFYRVGSRWDVDLDDVARRIGPKTRALYLTHYAGFPGPVAEMRKLADQHGLILIEDCALSLLSSDGTVPLGTTGDVGIFCLYKTLPVPNGGALVVNGPRQYSLPEPPAPPSVSTFSHTVSALLQNLELRGGLAGRALRSAVRALGHGTVKAASIERVATGTQHFDRKHVDLGMSPLTKRIALAQDLESIVEQRRRNYFFLLGRLRDISAPLFNQLPPGACPLFYPLVVQDKAEVLARLRVQGIDAIDFWKRFHPACDASAFPEVAQLRRSIVEIPCHQDLTPEVMADVAQAVREAVKSDHRSKKRAG; encoded by the coding sequence ATGAAGCACTCTGGCCGGCTGTTCGTGCCGTCACTGCCCACGCTGTGGCCGCACATGCTGCTGTCTCGGCCGAAGCCCGGCGCGCTGCCGCCGTTCTCCTCGCCCAACGTCCGCTACTTCTACTTCGCCCGCAACGCCATCTGGCTGACGGTGAAGATGCTGGGGCTGGATTCGGGCGAGGTGTTGATGCCCGCCTACCACCACGGCGTGGAGGTGGAGGCCCTGGTGGACGCCGGCGCCACGCCGCGCTTCTACCGCGTGGGCAGCCGCTGGGACGTGGACCTGGACGACGTGGCCCGGCGCATCGGCCCGAAGACGCGGGCCCTGTACCTGACGCACTACGCGGGCTTCCCGGGCCCCGTCGCGGAGATGCGCAAGCTGGCGGACCAGCACGGCCTCATCCTCATCGAGGACTGCGCGCTGTCGCTGCTGTCCTCCGACGGAACGGTGCCCCTGGGGACGACGGGAGACGTGGGCATTTTCTGCCTCTACAAGACGCTTCCGGTTCCCAATGGGGGCGCGCTGGTCGTCAACGGCCCGCGCCAGTACAGCCTTCCGGAGCCGCCCGCGCCGCCGTCCGTGTCCACCTTCAGCCACACGGTGTCCGCGCTGCTGCAGAACCTGGAGCTGCGCGGCGGCCTGGCCGGCCGGGCCCTGCGCAGCGCCGTGCGCGCGCTGGGGCATGGCACCGTGAAGGCGGCCAGCATCGAGCGCGTGGCCACGGGGACGCAGCACTTCGACCGCAAGCACGTGGACCTGGGCATGAGCCCGCTGACGAAGCGGATTGCCCTGGCCCAGGACCTGGAATCCATCGTCGAGCAGCGGCGCCGCAACTACTTCTTCCTGCTGGGCCGGCTGCGCGACATCTCCGCGCCGCTGTTCAACCAGCTTCCGCCGGGCGCGTGCCCGCTATTCTACCCGCTGGTGGTGCAGGACAAGGCGGAGGTGCTGGCGCGGCTGCGCGTGCAGGGCATCGACGCCATCGACTTCTGGAAGCGCTTCCACCCGGCCTGTGACGCATCGGCCTTCCCGGAGGTGGCGCAGCTGCGTCGCTCCATCGTGGAGATTCCGTGCCACCAGGACCTGACGCCGGAGGTCATGGCGGACGTGGCGCAGGCGGTGCGCGAGGCCGTGAAGTCGGACCACCGGTCGAAGAAGCGCGCGGGGTGA
- a CDS encoding GNAT family N-acetyltransferase → MEARDLSASPRVTEVTGRAAFMSLESEWNALVEATSNELFYRHEFIRIWMDNFVPGVNPRVLTLRDADGSLGAVLPLWEERTTLLGVPARQLSAAANAHSCRFDLVAKEPEVAAAAFVSHLRSAGGWDVLRLTDVPDGGAAWRLHAVARESGLPVGEWESLRSPYVPLPASRDALQKTLQSKFKANCRRRRRKLEEKGQLTFERVDSGLGLEGALEEGFLLEQSGWKGARGTAMAQDARTRGFYTELARDSAYRQRLALYFLRLDGRPVAFQYGLEYGGRYFLLKPGYDESLRECSPGQLLVDEVIGACIDRGLHEFDFLGPDMVWKRDWTNEVRRHTWLYVFNDSPFGQALCAAKFRWGPAVKEVVSRWRR, encoded by the coding sequence ATGGAAGCAAGAGACCTTTCTGCCTCGCCGCGCGTCACCGAAGTGACGGGACGCGCGGCCTTCATGTCCCTGGAGTCCGAGTGGAACGCGCTCGTGGAGGCCACCTCCAACGAGCTGTTCTACCGGCATGAGTTCATCCGCATCTGGATGGACAACTTCGTACCCGGTGTGAATCCGCGCGTGCTGACGCTGCGGGACGCGGATGGGAGCCTTGGCGCGGTGCTCCCGCTGTGGGAGGAGCGCACGACACTGCTGGGTGTACCGGCGCGGCAGCTGTCCGCGGCGGCCAACGCCCACTCCTGCCGATTCGACCTGGTGGCGAAGGAACCGGAGGTCGCCGCGGCGGCCTTCGTGTCCCACCTGCGCTCGGCCGGCGGCTGGGATGTGCTGCGGCTCACGGATGTCCCCGACGGTGGGGCCGCCTGGCGGCTGCATGCGGTGGCGCGCGAGTCCGGCCTGCCCGTGGGCGAGTGGGAGTCCCTGCGCTCCCCGTATGTGCCGCTGCCGGCGTCCCGCGATGCCTTGCAGAAGACATTGCAGTCGAAGTTCAAGGCCAACTGCCGTCGCCGCCGCCGCAAGCTGGAGGAGAAGGGCCAGCTCACCTTCGAGCGGGTGGACAGCGGGCTCGGCCTGGAGGGCGCGCTGGAGGAAGGCTTCCTGCTGGAGCAGAGCGGCTGGAAGGGCGCGCGCGGCACGGCCATGGCGCAGGATGCGCGCACGCGCGGCTTCTACACGGAGCTGGCGCGGGACTCCGCCTATCGCCAGCGGCTGGCGCTGTATTTCCTGCGGCTGGACGGCCGGCCGGTGGCGTTCCAGTACGGCCTGGAATACGGCGGGCGCTACTTCCTGCTGAAGCCCGGTTACGACGAAAGCCTGCGTGAGTGCAGCCCGGGCCAGCTCCTGGTGGATGAGGTCATCGGGGCCTGCATCGACCGGGGCCTGCACGAGTTCGACTTCCTGGGGCCCGACATGGTGTGGAAGCGCGACTGGACGAACGAGGTCCGGCGCCACACCTGGCTCTACGTGTTCAATGACTCCCCCTTCGGCCAGGCGCTGTGTGCGGCCAAGTTCCGGTGGGGGCCCGCGGTGAAAGAGGTGGTGTCGCGATGGAGACGATGA
- a CDS encoding gluconeogenesis factor YvcK family protein, whose translation MVGMDMEAPLPAEWAEARRRLELERQGNEVLQGQVDRPTRIVAIGGGTGLPMVLRGLARRATPKAREPGIDITAVVAMSDDGGSSGRLRRQHGALPPGDIRNCLVALAGGKNALKDVFQFRFGGARGLAGHAVGNLLIAALAELKGDFMEAVRMSGELLGARGHVLPSTLASVQLVAQMHDDTEVVGERNICRAHGRVRRVTLSPRSPPPTEGLLEAIYTADLIAIGPGSLYSSVLPNLLVDGVAQALKETRALKIMVANLMTQPGETDGMSCLDHVQAVTDHVGPVLDAVLVNGTLPTEEANRRYARRGSFVVSANPRDLIGAGVVPVQADLLKAGSRIRHDSRKVAACLLKMARSGL comes from the coding sequence ATGGTGGGAATGGACATGGAAGCGCCGCTGCCCGCGGAGTGGGCGGAGGCCCGTCGCAGGCTGGAGCTGGAGCGCCAGGGCAACGAGGTGCTGCAGGGGCAGGTGGACCGGCCGACGCGCATCGTCGCCATCGGCGGAGGCACGGGGTTGCCCATGGTGCTGCGCGGCCTGGCCCGGCGCGCGACACCGAAGGCCCGGGAGCCGGGCATCGACATCACCGCGGTGGTGGCCATGAGCGACGACGGCGGCAGTTCGGGCCGTCTGCGGCGCCAACACGGCGCGCTGCCTCCGGGCGACATCCGCAACTGCCTGGTGGCGCTGGCGGGTGGAAAGAACGCGCTCAAGGACGTCTTCCAGTTCCGCTTCGGCGGAGCGCGCGGCCTGGCGGGCCACGCGGTGGGCAACCTGCTCATCGCCGCGCTCGCGGAGCTGAAGGGGGACTTCATGGAGGCGGTGCGCATGTCCGGGGAGCTGCTGGGCGCCCGGGGCCACGTGCTGCCTTCCACGCTGGCGTCCGTGCAGCTGGTGGCGCAGATGCATGACGACACGGAGGTGGTGGGGGAGCGCAACATCTGCCGCGCGCACGGCCGGGTGCGCCGCGTCACGCTGAGTCCTCGCTCGCCGCCGCCCACCGAGGGCCTGCTGGAGGCCATCTACACGGCGGACCTCATCGCCATCGGCCCGGGCTCGCTGTACTCGAGCGTGCTGCCCAACCTGCTGGTGGACGGCGTGGCCCAGGCGCTCAAGGAGACGCGCGCGCTGAAAATCATGGTGGCCAACCTGATGACTCAGCCGGGGGAGACGGACGGCATGTCCTGTCTGGACCACGTGCAGGCCGTCACGGACCACGTGGGGCCGGTGCTGGACGCGGTGCTCGTCAACGGCACGCTGCCCACGGAAGAGGCGAACCGGCGCTATGCCCGTCGCGGCTCGTTCGTGGTGTCAGCCAACCCGCGGGACTTGATTGGCGCGGGCGTGGTGCCGGTGCAGGCGGACCTGCTCAAGGCAGGGTCCAGGATTCGACATGACAGCCGCAAGGTCGCCGCCTGCCTGCTGAAGATGGCCCGCAGCGGGTTGTAG
- the exoE gene encoding polyisoprenyl-phosphate hexose-1-phosphate transferase ExoE encodes MLRVFHHYFSAKKLTFFLAESSAIALACVMGAAACAALFAPEGTHTPLSQLWPTLLWMGAAFVITFQFTLYLLDLYDLRVAAEDRVRGYRFLKAAGVTAMVAGGVMLVTPLVVPMQLPPGTLLGGAMGALAGTLMVRVSIRALVGAPHSVLIVGEGPKARAVASAIEAGGEGTYRIVGLTDPRTSGEALEQTAARLNAAYVVQAADDMRGANWVDGLLRCRLQGRRVYEATGFCERVLRRIPVQFLRASDFAFADELTVSPLRRTLKRGFDIAVASLLLILSAPFLLLVAVAIKLDSKGPIFYRQERTGLFGSTYHLWKFRSMRTDAEKHGAVWAKANDDRVTRVGRFIRRARIDEIPQVFNILTGDMSFVGPRPERPVFVEQLKQQIPFYGLREAVKPGLTGWAQIRYPYGASVEDARNKLEFDLYYVKNGSLFLDVGIIFHTVRHVLLGRGAR; translated from the coding sequence GTGCTCCGCGTTTTTCACCATTATTTCTCTGCAAAGAAACTGACGTTCTTCCTCGCCGAGAGTTCGGCAATCGCGTTGGCCTGCGTGATGGGCGCGGCGGCCTGCGCGGCACTCTTCGCGCCTGAAGGGACACACACGCCGCTGTCGCAGCTGTGGCCCACGCTGCTGTGGATGGGCGCGGCGTTCGTCATCACCTTCCAGTTCACGCTGTATCTGTTGGATTTGTATGACCTCCGTGTGGCCGCGGAGGACCGGGTGCGGGGATACCGGTTCCTCAAGGCCGCGGGGGTCACGGCGATGGTGGCGGGCGGCGTCATGCTCGTCACCCCGCTGGTGGTGCCGATGCAGCTTCCGCCCGGCACGCTGCTGGGCGGAGCCATGGGGGCCCTGGCCGGGACGTTGATGGTGCGGGTGTCCATCCGCGCCCTGGTGGGAGCGCCGCACTCGGTGCTCATCGTCGGAGAAGGGCCCAAGGCGCGCGCGGTGGCCAGCGCGATTGAAGCGGGCGGGGAGGGCACCTACCGCATCGTGGGCCTGACGGACCCTCGCACCTCGGGCGAGGCGCTGGAGCAGACGGCGGCCCGGCTGAACGCGGCCTATGTGGTGCAGGCCGCGGATGACATGCGCGGGGCCAACTGGGTGGACGGCCTGCTGCGCTGCCGGCTCCAGGGCCGGCGGGTGTATGAGGCCACGGGCTTCTGCGAGCGGGTGCTGCGCCGGATTCCGGTGCAGTTCCTGAGGGCGAGCGACTTCGCCTTCGCGGACGAGCTCACCGTGTCCCCGCTGCGCCGCACGCTGAAGCGGGGCTTCGACATCGCGGTGGCATCCCTCCTGCTAATCCTGTCCGCGCCCTTCCTGTTGCTGGTCGCGGTGGCCATCAAGCTGGATTCGAAGGGACCCATCTTCTACCGGCAGGAAAGGACCGGGCTGTTCGGGAGCACGTATCACCTGTGGAAGTTCCGCAGCATGCGCACGGACGCGGAGAAGCATGGCGCGGTGTGGGCGAAGGCGAACGATGACCGTGTCACGCGGGTGGGCCGCTTCATCCGCCGCGCGCGCATCGACGAGATTCCCCAGGTCTTCAACATCCTGACGGGAGACATGAGTTTCGTGGGGCCCCGCCCCGAGAGGCCAGTGTTCGTCGAGCAGTTGAAGCAGCAGATTCCGTTCTACGGCCTGCGGGAGGCCGTCAAGCCAGGCCTGACGGGGTGGGCTCAGATTCGCTACCCCTACGGCGCGTCGGTGGAGGATGCGCGGAACAAGCTGGAGTTCGACCTGTACTACGTGAAGAACGGTTCGCTGTTCCTGGACGTGGGAATCATCTTCCACACCGTGAGGCATGTGCTTCTCGGTCGTGGGGCGCGGTAG
- a CDS encoding CpsD/CapB family tyrosine-protein kinase translates to MDQTMERAGNFLPRVDDNPTGGNAVDRRVVTLTAPASAAAEQYRSLYYRLERMRDLRPMKVVALTSAMPGEGKTVTSVNLALAAARANPERRILLVDADLRRGGVAATLGMRNKTGLAELLAGDCEVRDVVRRFNSTRLALIPAGVTPEDTAQVLASGRMKQFLKAVREGFDEVYVDMPPTLPFADAAILGHQADGVLMVIRANVTSGKAVHQAVESLGGAPIVGCVLNGAEVHSAPYLKNYEKR, encoded by the coding sequence ATGGATCAGACGATGGAGCGGGCGGGCAACTTCCTCCCCCGAGTGGATGACAACCCGACGGGCGGCAACGCGGTGGACCGCCGGGTGGTGACGCTGACGGCGCCGGCATCGGCCGCGGCGGAGCAATACCGGAGCCTTTATTACAGGCTCGAGCGGATGCGGGACCTGCGGCCGATGAAGGTCGTCGCGCTCACCTCGGCGATGCCCGGGGAAGGCAAGACGGTGACGAGCGTCAACCTGGCGCTCGCCGCGGCCCGGGCGAACCCGGAGCGCCGCATCCTGCTGGTGGATGCGGACCTGCGCCGGGGCGGCGTGGCGGCCACGCTGGGCATGCGCAACAAGACGGGCCTGGCGGAGCTGCTGGCGGGGGACTGTGAGGTGCGGGACGTGGTGCGGCGGTTCAACTCCACGCGCCTGGCCCTCATCCCCGCGGGCGTCACGCCCGAGGACACCGCGCAGGTGCTGGCGAGCGGCCGGATGAAGCAGTTCCTCAAGGCGGTGCGTGAGGGCTTCGACGAGGTCTACGTCGACATGCCGCCCACGCTGCCCTTCGCGGACGCGGCCATCCTGGGCCATCAGGCGGACGGCGTGCTGATGGTCATTCGCGCCAACGTGACGTCGGGCAAGGCGGTGCACCAGGCGGTGGAGAGCCTGGGCGGCGCGCCCATCGTCGGGTGTGTGCTGAATGGCGCGGAGGTCCACTCGGCGCCGTATCTGAAGAACTACGAGAAGCGGTAG
- a CDS encoding GumC family protein: MEEERNMERGMTADQLLGALWRRKALVGAIAAVVFVVGAAIVMTRPSMYEASVVVRVEPQRPGEEMVQRTVSEIIEQRLLTVRQELLARPVLQKAIEEMNLYPDIVSEKGMESAVAQMRKDLTVRVEGETAFELTYANRDPQVAAQVANRLPTIFSDETLKIRQAQAARATDLFNEEMVQLGKAVSNWEAKISQFKVDHLGELPEQMEMNMRGLERVSHQLQTKSEELRVAEGRRSDLARARNAVDSEAGRLEAAENGLTRSLVNARTTWTEDHPEVKRLQTELDGMTARRKEAEGRLWAERAERTRVATLIGNIQQEIQDLQKQAEAYQGRLNNTPRWAHELAVMNRDYEIARTKYQSVVSRKVEAEIAQELEAKSAKSLFNVISPAGVPATPARPDRMAGMLIVFLLALGLGVLTGAVLEMRDDSLRDGTEVRQRLTLPVLAVVPEMQGKTERRILMPASGARNSVSNPTSLN, encoded by the coding sequence ATGGAGGAGGAGCGGAACATGGAGCGAGGGATGACGGCAGACCAGCTTCTGGGAGCCCTGTGGCGGCGCAAGGCCCTGGTCGGTGCCATCGCAGCAGTGGTCTTCGTGGTGGGCGCAGCCATCGTGATGACCCGGCCGAGCATGTACGAGGCTTCAGTGGTGGTCCGCGTGGAGCCGCAGCGGCCGGGTGAGGAGATGGTGCAGCGCACGGTGAGCGAAATCATCGAGCAGCGGCTGCTCACCGTTCGCCAGGAGCTGCTGGCGCGTCCGGTGCTTCAGAAGGCCATCGAGGAGATGAACCTCTATCCGGACATCGTTTCGGAGAAGGGCATGGAGTCCGCCGTCGCACAGATGCGCAAGGACCTCACGGTGCGCGTGGAGGGTGAGACGGCCTTCGAGCTCACCTACGCCAACCGCGACCCGCAGGTGGCGGCGCAGGTGGCCAACCGCCTGCCGACCATCTTCTCCGATGAGACGCTGAAGATTCGTCAGGCGCAGGCGGCGCGCGCCACCGACCTCTTCAACGAGGAGATGGTTCAGCTGGGCAAGGCGGTCAGCAACTGGGAGGCGAAGATCTCCCAGTTCAAGGTGGACCACCTGGGCGAGCTGCCCGAGCAGATGGAGATGAACATGCGCGGCCTGGAGCGCGTGTCGCACCAGCTCCAGACGAAGTCGGAGGAGCTGCGTGTCGCCGAGGGCCGCCGCTCCGACCTGGCCCGCGCGCGCAACGCGGTGGACAGCGAGGCCGGCCGGCTCGAGGCCGCGGAGAACGGGCTCACCCGTTCCCTGGTCAACGCTCGCACCACCTGGACGGAGGACCACCCGGAGGTGAAGCGACTTCAGACGGAGCTGGACGGCATGACGGCTCGCCGCAAGGAGGCCGAAGGGCGGCTGTGGGCCGAGCGCGCCGAGCGCACCCGCGTGGCCACGCTGATTGGCAACATCCAGCAGGAGATTCAGGACCTCCAGAAGCAGGCCGAGGCGTACCAGGGCCGGCTGAACAACACCCCGCGCTGGGCGCACGAGCTGGCGGTGATGAACCGCGACTACGAAATCGCGCGCACCAAGTACCAGAGCGTGGTGAGCCGCAAGGTGGAGGCGGAGATCGCGCAGGAGCTGGAGGCCAAGAGCGCCAAGAGCCTGTTCAACGTCATCTCCCCGGCGGGCGTGCCGGCGACCCCGGCCCGGCCGGACCGCATGGCGGGCATGCTCATCGTCTTCCTCCTGGCCCTGGGCTTGGGTGTGCTGACGGGGGCGGTGCTGGAGATGCGCGACGACAGCCTTCGCGATGGCACCGAGGTTCGCCAGCGCCTGACGCTGCCGGTGCTCGCGGTGGTCCCGGAAATGCAGGGCAAGACGGAGCGGCGGATTCTGATGCCGGCTTCGGGGGCTCGAAACAGCGTGTCTAACCCCACGTCGTTGAACTGA
- a CDS encoding polysaccharide biosynthesis/export family protein: MGKTSAGFWTVLGVMLLGGCAHQPKVTVDNTEQPYRIGREDVLDIAVWRDAELSRTLPVRPDGYISMPMVGEVHAAGKTPTELAESLKEAFQPYVQEPRVTVIVREVNSSRVFVTGEVAHPGAYPLRGRVSLLQAIALAGGFTDFANSDGIVVIRTDSKGGQIPVRYSDLISPDGGHEVMLRPGDTVVVP, encoded by the coding sequence ATGGGCAAGACGAGCGCGGGGTTCTGGACGGTGTTGGGCGTGATGCTCCTGGGGGGCTGCGCGCACCAGCCGAAGGTGACGGTGGACAACACGGAGCAGCCCTACCGGATTGGCCGCGAGGACGTGCTGGACATCGCGGTGTGGCGTGACGCGGAGCTGTCCCGGACGCTGCCGGTTCGTCCGGATGGCTACATCTCCATGCCCATGGTGGGCGAGGTCCACGCCGCGGGCAAGACGCCCACGGAGCTGGCCGAATCCCTGAAGGAGGCCTTCCAGCCGTATGTGCAGGAGCCGCGCGTGACGGTGATTGTCCGCGAGGTGAACAGCAGCCGCGTGTTCGTCACCGGCGAAGTGGCCCACCCGGGCGCCTATCCGCTGCGCGGCCGCGTGTCACTGCTGCAGGCCATCGCGCTGGCGGGCGGCTTCACGGACTTCGCCAACTCGGACGGCATCGTGGTCATCCGCACCGACAGCAAGGGCGGACAGATTCCGGTGCGCTACAGCGACCTCATCTCTCCGGATGGTGGACACGAGGTCATGCTCCGGCCGGGTGACACCGTCGTCGTTCCGTGA
- a CDS encoding EVE domain-containing protein, producing MAKPQYWLIKSEPSVYAYAQLEKDGKTEWTGVRNFEARNNIRAMKPGDLCLYYHSNEDKAVVGVAQVLTPPGPDSTVPDEDWAATFMGPVVPFTQPVDLATIKATAALKDFPLVTRGRLSVAPVTATHFKQVLKMGKTVLPK from the coding sequence ATGGCCAAGCCACAGTACTGGCTCATCAAGAGCGAGCCCTCCGTCTACGCCTACGCCCAACTGGAGAAGGACGGGAAGACGGAGTGGACCGGCGTGCGCAACTTCGAGGCGCGCAACAACATCCGGGCGATGAAGCCCGGGGACCTCTGCCTCTACTACCACTCCAATGAGGACAAGGCCGTGGTGGGTGTGGCCCAGGTGCTCACGCCGCCGGGACCAGACTCCACCGTGCCCGATGAGGACTGGGCCGCCACCTTCATGGGGCCTGTCGTCCCCTTCACGCAGCCGGTGGACCTGGCCACCATCAAGGCCACCGCCGCACTGAAGGATTTTCCGCTCGTCACCCGCGGCCGGCTGAGCGTGGCCCCCGTCACCGCCACGCACTTCAAGCAGGTGTTGAAGATGGGGAAGACAGTGCTACCGAAGTAG